The DNA sequence GGGAGTCTCCTTATGGTCGGCTTCGGCTCGGAAGATGATGTCGGGTAGCTTTTCGCGGCCTCGGACAACCAGGGGAGGAATCTCTGCCTGTATCAGCCGCTCGAGGTATGAAAGCGGCTGCTGGGGatgcaccagcagcgccagcggtTCTACCCTTTTCCCGTTGTTCTTGTAGTCTTTGTCTTCCGATTCGTTAATCGTATCTTGCTGGGGGTGGAATGGCATGGGCAGTATAATCTTTAGCAAGCGAGTCGGCGTCGTGAGAACCCGTCCTGCAAACTCAACATGTCAGTTTCCCAAGGTCGATTGTTTGACATGTATAATTTGAAAATACCTTTGGACTCGTCTCCCCCAGAAGGATCCGGCGACGTCTCTTTGTACTGCTTGCTCCCACTCAACCGGTGCCACGGCCTATCATCAGCCTTTTTCTGCGCCCCATGGCGTTTGGCGTCTTTCCCATCCGCCTCCTCGCCCTTTTCGGGCAATTTCCTTGACTTGCTCTTCGATTCGTCCTCGTATACCGCTTTCGAAGTCGAAAAAGCCCTTGAGGGCACGTGAAATCGCTGCTGGATGCTTGGTTGAAGCCATTGGTGCGGTCTCGTGCAGTTTGCGCCTCGCAGCAGTGCCCGCGGCCTGGAAATCAGCGGCAAGACGCCGAGGCTTGATCGCGCACTAGCCGCAAACATTGCATATTAGAGCCTCGTCAGTCATAAAAAAGTCGAATTGAGTATGATTGATGGGATAATCCAGGGTCAGGGTCTTGGCGGTATAAATACAATggaagccaagaagctggaccGTGAAGCTGGTTCCTTGGAAGACCAATAATGATGACGTCATGTGCCGCGTCGGCGATCAATTGTGGCTCCCCTGCAGCCAATCCGTGTTAGTGCTCTCACCATTGAAATTGCCAGTTTCAGCTTGCAGAACGATACAGTAGTAATGGCAGCAAGAGACAAAGCGTTGAAGCCCATTTTATTCAACTCATTAAATTTGGCTGGCATGGTTAAATTTTTATAGGGGTTGTGAATAAACTCAAGCCCATCCGTGGTGGCTTGTATTAGTGCACTGCGAGAAACTCAAGCCAGAAggaaagcagaagaggctTTGTAAGAGGATTCGACCGAAGGCTACTTTCTTCGCAGcataaagttaaatatagAAATTATAAGTGTAAAAAAGAGGCCGTTGGCACGGCAGCGCGGTATAAAAGAAGCTACAAGTCAGTATTGGCTTGTTTCTCTTTAATCGCTTCCTGTCTGACCCGCCGTTCCTCTTCTCTGAGACGTCGTTCTTCATCTCGAGCTTGGTGCTCCTCCTCAAAACGCCACTGCTCCAAGAACATCTGCTTCTCTTGGGCAATATGCTCCTGTTCTGTCTTCTCCAACAACTGTGAAACTGATGAAAGAAGCTACAAGGCAGTATTGGCTTGTCGTCTTTAATTGAAAATGCCCTGGAAATCCACATGGTTTATGGATTCAGACTCTGATTAAGCTCTATGGCGCTTCTGGGTGAACCTTTTTCGAAATTGAGACCAAAGCCTATTCTACAATTAATCAGCCATTAGGGACCAACAGTGTATATATTGCGCCCCTTTTCCCCAAAtgtctgcttctttctttctttttacatCGCATCTCTACGAGTCAGTCTTGGAAGTTCATACAACGTCTTGCTGCAGTAACTACTTGTACATTCGGCATCCCAGACTTTATCGCTTCTGGATACGGATATACACTTACGCCTGCTTTTCTATTGACATGGTATGTCTACACAATCTTCCCATCAGCCTCTTTGTCTAGATTATATTTACCAACTTAATGTCCTATTGTGACATCTTATAGCTATAGTGTATACGCAGGCCAATACTAGACTTTACACCTTTTGCCACACGAGCGACGTCCCTTCTCTCACTACACAATGAACCCCATCTCTTCCAACCCCGTCTCTTCCAACCCCGTCTCTTCCAACCCCGTCTCTTCCAATCCTGTCTCTTCCAACCCCGTTTCTTCCAATCCTATCTCAACCACCAGGGGAGACGATGACAGCCAAGAAAATGACGCTCCCTTCGTAAACGCCCTCCCACGTCCTGGGACTGCCCAACGACAACCCGTGGCATCGACCGCATACCAACTCGGCCCTCGAATCCGACAGACCAAGAAATATCTTGACTTTGCCATATACGAAGACGAGACGGTCCACCCAATACCACAATCCCGCCGTGAATACTACGGCAGCAACCTCCCAGCCCTCGCCGACATCTTCAGCGGGAGAAAATACAGTTACGCCCCGCATAATGTGTGGCATCGCGGGCTCTACAACCTCATCCATGGAGCGTCCATGACGGAGATGATATTGTCAAAAACACGTTGATAGCCGTCTAAAGGAGCCTCGGCGAGGTGGCTCTAAGTACAACGCGCCACCGGGTGCTACGAATGGGTTGCCGCGTGCGATCCTCAGGACGTCTGGCTGTGGTTCCAAGATAAAGAATACCACCTACTCTGGAGCACGACTCGGGAGAGACTCTTTGTCATCTTCCTTGGGAGGATGGCACGGATGTTGAGGACAGCGAGGAGGCCCGCCTGGTGATGGTCAGAGATGAGCCCAGGGCCCAGCTCATTAAGACGACGTTTGAGAGACTGGGCATTCAGAACCTGACTGTGGAGAAGTATAGGCTCAATGTCCATTTCACCCCTCGTAGAGAAGATATGCACGTCATTTATAGACGTAACTTTACGGAGAATTAACGGCGTCACATTGACGTGCTTTTCCCGGGGCATTGGGCGCCTGGACAGGAGAGGAATCAATGAGGTGGTGTATCATGCGATATGCGAGGGACGTGATGTCGTGAAGCCCACCTGGGATGCTGTTCTTACGATCAGCAACGTAGGAACGCATATGTAGAGTCAAAAAAGCTTACTCTATCTATGATACGGGATCTGTGGCTACTATATAGGTGTGGGTGACTTCATCCATCTTTCCTTTCCCGGGGATGTCAGGGCAAGCGTCCCCCAACATGGTGAGATGTACCGGCCAGGGTATAGGTTTGAGGGGGGGTAATATGACTGTGACTGCGGCATGTTGTTCTAAAGACGTTGCGGTTTAAAGGGGCTATATGGCGATGGCGTTTATATAGGATTGATGCCCAATCATTCGATATTGTTTCGGCTTGGATCGGCAGATTCAAGCCTCAATACCCTTTTTCAACGTCTCGGATTTCTTTTGTGATGATAATTTTGAATACTATTCTGGAAAAACTAGAACACATTTGTTTCAATGAAATACAATACAAGATTTAACCACAATGGCGCCTGTTTCTATTTCCACTGCCGATTTATTGAGAATCTGCAAAAAATGATCCAGACtaagatgacgaggatgactcGATCCGT is a window from the Trichoderma atroviride chromosome 5, complete sequence genome containing:
- a CDS encoding uncharacterized protein (EggNog:ENOG41), translated to MNPISSNPVSSNPVSSNPVSSNPVSSNPVSSNPISTTRGDDDSQENDAPFVNALPRPGTAQRQPVASTAYQLGPRIRQTKKYLDFAIYEDETVHPIPQSRREYYGSNLPALADIFSGRKYSYAPHNVWHRGLYNLIHGASMTEMILSKTR